A region of Heteronotia binoei isolate CCM8104 ecotype False Entrance Well chromosome 2, APGP_CSIRO_Hbin_v1, whole genome shotgun sequence DNA encodes the following proteins:
- the LOC132567562 gene encoding P2Y purinoceptor 1-like — protein sequence MNLKDKTWAGGLANASLGTSTDIEIVCSVNTDFTEWFLPSVYLVVSLLGLLGNGLGLWNLCVSSWKSGWSTLSVLMCNLSVADLLYVITLPFLVSYYLQGRMWLFGKEWCRMTRALFHLNLYASIGFLTCISVHRYLGIVHPLRMLGRCQTLSPAFWLSILVWGWVILQLSPDFVFSKMDQTGTRCHDTTGHENLSTYLPYTLAITMSGFVIPFLIIIGCYCHVVVALRRNSNVDPNLKRRSIRLAVLVMVLFSVCFLPYHVFRNLNLLSRKWQLQGSCTQTLKNIYVCYQVTRGLASLNSSLNPLLYLTANEDLGTRLKAFCHRVIHILGSLLQSRAHHSSDPKKLSIMLNEECEEASDDL from the coding sequence ATGAACTTGAAGGACAAAACATGGGCTGGTGGCTTGGCCAACGCCAGCCTGGGCACAAGCACAGACATTGAAATTGTGTGTTCCGTGAACACAGATTTCACTGAGTGGTTCCTGCCCTCTGTCTACTTGGTTGTGTCCCTGCTGGGACTTCTGGGGAACGGACTGGGTTTGTGGAACTTATGTGTGAGCTCTTGGAAGAGCGGCTGGAGCACCCTCAGTGTGCTGATGTGCAACCTCAGCGTGGCCGACTTGCTCTATGTGATCACGTTGCCGTTCTTGGTGTCTTACTACCTCCAgggccgcatgtggctctttggcaAAGAGTGGTGCAGGATGACCCGGGCTCTCTTTCACCTCAACCTTTACGCCAGCATCGGCTTCCTGACCTGCATCAGCGTGCATCGTTACCTGGGCATCGTGCACCCTCTGAGGATGCTGGGCAGGTGTCAGACACTCAGTCCTGCTTTCTGGCTCAGCATCTTGGTCTGGGGTTGGGTCATCCTTCAACTGTCCCCTGACTTTGTCTTCAGCAAAATGGACCAGACGGGCACACGATGCCATGACACGACAGGCCATGAGAACTTGAGTACCTACTTGCCCTATACCCTGGCCATCACTATGAGCGGCTTTGTCATCCCCTTTCTCATCATCATCGGATGCTACTGCCATGTGGTCGTTGCCCTTCGGAGGAACAGCAATGTGGACCCCAACCTCAAGCGGAGGAGCATCAGACTGGCGGTTTTGGTGATGGTGCTTTTCTCTGTCTGTTTCCTGCCCTACCATGTCTTCAGGAACCTCAACTTACTGTCCCGCAAATGGCAGCTCCAGGGATCTTGTACCCAGACATTAAAAAACATCTATGTCTGCTACCAAGTGACTCGAGGTTTGGCCAGCTTGAACAGTTCCCTCAACCCCCTCCTGTACCTGACAGCCAATGAGGATCTTGGGACACGGCTAAAGGCCTTCTGCCATAGGGTCATCCACATCCTGGGGTCTCTTTTGCAAAGCCGAGCCCACCACTCTTCGGACCCAAAGAAACTAAGCATCATGCTCAATGAAGAATGTGAGGAGGCATCTGATGATCTCTGA